Proteins from a genomic interval of Bos mutus isolate GX-2022 chromosome 26, NWIPB_WYAK_1.1, whole genome shotgun sequence:
- the LOC138985770 gene encoding LOW QUALITY PROTEIN: scavenger receptor cysteine-rich domain-containing protein SCART1-like (The sequence of the model RefSeq protein was modified relative to this genomic sequence to represent the inferred CDS: inserted 1 base in 1 codon; deleted 1 base in 1 codon; substituted 2 bases at 2 genomic stop codons), with the protein MRRYSNVSSAAALGGSPPASEAASASLPGGVLSPLCPHCQPAPAAAPPGLRNAHFRGMLVQMEAPPGAALLARTGITGAATDEFWALIGPFAPASACTAEAQPRGVHFGSWAGGSMRLLLCLLGLGPLVLILQAAPPGKPWEGGHGGLVLACPVVGSQSPLVLLGVEVAALRFGKKGLDAASEAQGPRDPDRVGADALGLLLQHLHDEDAGIGGAAPEEQLTIFLHITRCNGILLLRHQGQLGTACTDTWGFPEAAVVCRELDCGAPLGAPKEVPGPEIMAQPWLHGLTCQGNESSIQECALGAWGPRPCPHDWVPAVMCMGGLEVVIKLVGGRSPCAGVPGLQHSNQTLTSCDPQSLEAGTVLCKELGCGSMLQAPSPLPETEGPRKGQQFVVCEGSEPTVLNCKIDWANFKPCVSNDEVICSGHTEARLVGGEHSCAGRLEVRRGLTWGTVCDADLDLATAHVVCRELQCGAAVSTPQGAHFGQGPGLVWAEAFRCAGTESLLFLCPREPGHRCGHGQDAGLRCSEFRLVNGSSACEGRVELQVRGAWAPLCAAHWDLADATVLCHQLDCGNAVATPPGGHFGGGASAPWPDEVHCVGTEPYLWSCAVSTLGAPACGPGDAAAAVCSGLPDALRLRDGQSRCDGRVEVSLDGVWGRVLDEAWDLRGAAVVCRQLGCGAAERAYEAAAPARGAVPLGLSRVRCAGTEPRLTRCNVSAAPLVSAGASRDAGVVCSGECGPSPQDALPGPPPXLGLSLGREPPGAPGRGAGPLCGARGLLHAGEWGTVCDDGWDLRDAQVVCRQLGCGHALGAPGAAHFGAGAGRIWMDELACEGHEAALWRCPSRGWGRHDCGHKEDAGALCSESVALRLRGGAGPCAGWLDVFHNGTWGAVCGNALKDASLSIICQQLGXWGAGLAGEQAGAHXPGHLLGGQHPVPPAAELHAVAVPLSPLAPALLHPWRGGSSGTATQDSGEALNCSSMGSCPEEGELRVRGGEDRCSGRVELWHAGSWGTVCDDSWDLADAEVVCRQLGCGRAVDAVAGAAFGPGSGPVWLDEVGCRGSEASLWGCPAEPWGRGDCGHKEDAGVRCAGPVWGHALLLYGSSAGAGLMSRDQPAFLDVLALTQGLCSILAQTFLQPQQSQLHLTFASE; encoded by the exons ATGCGGCGCTACAGCAATGTGAGCAGTGCAGCTGCTCTGGGAGGCAGTCCTCCAGCCTCAGAGGCCGCCTCAG CGTCCCTGCCTGGAGGCGTGCTGTCTCCCCTGTGCCCCCACTGTCAGCCTGCACCCGCCGCCGCGCCACCTGGGCTGAGGAACGCCCACTTCAG AGGCATGCTTGTCCAGATGGAGGCACCGCCCGGGGCCGCCCTCCTTGCTCGTACAGG CATCACAGGTGCAGCCACTGATGAGTTCTGGGCCCTCATTGGCCCCTTCGCCCCAGCCTCTGCCTGTACTGCAGAGGCCCAGCCCCGGGGCGTTCACTTTGGCAGCTGGGCAGGCGGCTCCATGAGgctccttctctgcctcctgggCCTTGGGCCCCTTGTGCTCATCCTCCAGGCTGCTCCCCCAG GAAAGCCCTGGGAGGGTGGTCACGGTGGCCTGGTCCTCGCCTGCCCCGTGGTGGGCTCTCAGAGCCCCCTTGTCCTCttgggggtggaggtggcagCCTTGAGGTTTGGAAAGAAGGGCCTGGATGCTGCTTCAGAGGCCCAAGGCCCCAGGGATCCAGACCGAGTTGGGGCAGATGCCCTGGGGCTCCTTCTGCAGCACCTTCATGATGAAGATGCAGGCatcgggg GAGCAGCCCCTGAGGAGCAGCTGACCATCTTCCTTCACATCACCCGCTGCAACGGGATCCTGCTGCTCCGCCACCAGGGCCAGCTGGGTACCGCATGCACAGACACCTGGGGCTTCCCGGAGGCCGCAGTGGTCTGCAGGGAGCTGGACTGTGGGGCCCCCTTGGGTGCCCCCAAGGAGGTCCCGGGCCCTGAGATCATGGCTCAGCCCTGGCTGCACGGCCTGACCTGCCAGGGCAACGAGTCCTCCATCCAGGAGTGCGCTCTGGGTGCCTGGGGCCCTCGGCCCTGTCCGCACGACTGGGTGCCAGCTGTGATGTGCATGG GGGGTCTGGAGGTGGTGATAAAGCTGGTGGGTGGAAGGAGCCCCTGTGCTGGCGTCCCGGGGCTGCAGCACTCCAACCAGACACTCACCTCCTGTGACCCGCAGTCCCTCGAGGCTGGCACCGTCCTCTGCAAGGAGCTGGGGTGTGGCTCGATGCTgcaggcccccagccccctgccagaGACAGAAGGTCCCAGAAAGGGGCAGCAGTTTGTTGTCTGTGAGGGCTCTGAGCCAACCGTCCTGAACTGCAAGATCGACTGGGCAAACTTCAAGCCTTGTGTCTCGAATGATGAGGTGATCTGCTCGG GACACACGGAGGCCCGGCTGGTGGGTGGCGAGCACTCCTGTGCTGGGCGCCTGGAGGTGAGGCGTGGCCTGACCTGGGGCACCGTCTGTGACGCTGACCTGGACCTGGCCACTGCCCACGTGGTGTGCCGGGAGCTGCAGTGCGGCGCGGCCGTGTCCACACCCCAGGGCGCCCACTTCGGCCAGGGCCCGGGGCTCGTGTGGGCCGAGGCCTTCCGCTGTGCGGGCACCGAGTCCCTGCTCTTCCTCTGCCCTCGGGAGCCGGGGCACCGGTGTGGGCACGGCCAGGATGCGGGGCTCAGGTGCTCAG AGTTCCGGCTGGTCAACGGCAGCAGCGCCTGTGAGGGGCGCGTGGAGCTCCAGGTCCGGGGGGCCTGGGCGCCCCTCTGCGCGGCCCACTGGGACTTGGCAGACGCCACGGTCCTCTGCCACCAGCTGGACTGTGGGAACGCGGTGGCCACACCCCCGGGGGGTCACTTTGGGGGCGGGGCCTCCGCGCCCTGGCCGGACGAGGTGCACTGCGTGGGGACAGAGCCCTACCTGTGGAGCTGCGCCGTGAGCACCCTGGGGGCGCCCGCCTGTGGCCCCGGCGACGCAGCCGCCGCCGTCTGCTCAG GTCTCCCCGACGCCCTGCGGCTGAGGGACGGGCAGAGCCGCTGCGATGGCCGCGTGGAGGTGTCCCTGGACGGGGTGTGGGGCCGCGTCCTGGACGAGGCCTGGGACCTGCGCGGCGCGGCCGTCGTGTGCAGGCAGCTGGGCTGCGGAGCGGCGGAGCGAGCGTACGAGGCGGCGGCGCCCGCGCGCGGGGCGGTGCCCCTGGGGCTGAGCCGCGTGCGCTGTGCGGGCACCGAGCCCCGCCTGACGCGGTGCAACGTGTCGGCGGCCCCGCTGGTGTCCGCGGGGGCGTCGCGGGACGCGGGCGTCGTGTGCTCGGGTGAGTGCGGGCCCAGCCCCCAGGACGCCCTCCCGGGGCCCCCGCCCTGACTCGGCCTCTCCCTCGGCAGGGAGCCTCCAGGTGCGCCTGGCCGCGGGGCCGGGCCGCTGTGCGGGGCGCGTGGA CTGCTCCACGCGGGCGAGTGGGGCACCGTGTGTGACGACGGCTGGGACCTGCGGGACGCCCAGGTGGTGTGCCGGCAGCTGGGCTGCGGGCACGCGCTCGGCGCCCCGGGGGCCGCGCACttcggggccggggccgggcgcATCTGGATGGACGAGCTGGCCTGTGAGGGCCACGAGGCCGCGCTGTGGCGGTGCCCGTCGAGGGGCTGGGGCAGACACGACTGCGGCCACAAGGAGGACGCCGGTGCCCTCTGCTCAG AGTCAGTGGCCCTGAGGCTGCGAGGTGGCGCCGGGCCCTGTGCTGGGTGGTTGGACGTGTTCCACAACGGAACGTGGGGGGCCGTGTGCGGTAACGCCCTGAAGGacgcctccttgtccatcatctgCCAGCAGCTGG TGTGGGGAGCGGGGCTGGCTGGAGAACAGGCCGGGGCACACTAGCCTGGGCACCTCCTGGGTGGACAACATCCAGTGCCGCCGGCTGCGGAGCTCCACGCTGTGGCAGTGCCCCTCAGCCCCCTGGCACCCGCACTCTTGCACCCGTGGAGAGGAG GATCGTCAGGGACAGCGACGCAGGATTCCGGGGAGGCCCTCAATTGCTCCTCAATGGGCAGCTGCCCAG AGGAGGGCGAGCTGCGCGTGCGTGGGGGTGAGGACCGCTGCTCGGGCCGTGTGGAGCTCTGGCACGCTGGCTCCTGGGGCACCGTGTGTGATGACTCCTGGGACCTGGCGGACGCCGAGGTCGTGTGCCGGCAGCTGGGGTGCGGCCGGGCTGTGGACGCCGTGGCGGGGGCTGCCTTTGGACCAGGCTCGGGGCCCGTGTGGCTGGATGAGGTGGGGTGCCGGGGCAGCGAGGCCTCCCTGTGGGGCTGCCCGGCGGAGCCGTGGGGCCGCGGAGACTGTGGGCATAAGGAGGACGCGGGTGTGCGCTGTGCAG GGCCCGTGTGGGGTCATGCCCTGTTGCTCTATGGCTCTTCTGCTGGAGCTGGGCTAATGTCCAGGGATCAGCCCGCCTTTCTGGACGTCCTGGCGTTGACCCAGGGCCTGTGCTCCATCTTGGCACAAACCTTTCTCCAACCCCAGCAGAGCCAGCTGCACCTCACCTTTGCTTCAGAGTGA